The DNA segment CTCGCCGATCCTGGTGATTTCCCGCTCCTGGAGAACGCGGAGCAGACGGATCTGAGCCGACGGCGACAGTTCGCTGATCTCATCCAGGAATAAGGTTCCGCGGTGGGCCTGTTCAAAGATCCCGATTTTTCCCTCGGCGTTTGCACCGGTGAAGGCACCTTTGACATAGCCGAACAGCTCGCTTTCCAGCAGGCTTTCCGAAACGGCGCCGCAGTTGAAGGCGAGGAACGGGCCGGATTTCCGGCTGCTTTCGTTGTGGATGCTCTGGGCAAAAATTTCTTTTCCAACGCCGGATTCACCGGTAATCAGGATAGTGCTGTTTGTGTGGGCATAAAGCCGCGCGGTCTCCTTTGTGTCCTCGATGACGTCGCTGCATCCGATGATGTCGTCAAAGGTCTTTTTCGCCAGCAGATTTTTCTCGATGGACATCTTTCTGATGGTGCGCTCCAGCCCAAGGAGCTTATCAATCTTCTGGAGATTGATGACGGCGCCGTTTCCTTCATCCGGGCCGTTGATGGGCGAGATGTTTAAAAGAAGCTGCGTTCCATCCTTCACAAGAATCTGGTTTACGACCTTGTATCCCTCGGAGATGGTGCGGTCGATGTTGCTCAGGTTCAGGTACTCTGTTAAAAGCGTGCCGTGCCAGGAATCCTGCGGGATGTTTAAAATGTCCTCGGCAATCCGGTTCATGTTGGTAATTTCCATGTCCGGGTTTATGGTGATGATGCCCTCGGACACGGAATTTACGAGGGTGCTGATGAAATTGAACCGCCGCTGCTGTTCCTCTAAAAGGCCGAGCTGACGCTCTGCGGCCGCCACCGTGTCGAAGATCGCCTGGGGGTTTAGGCCGACGCTGTAAGCCGGGACGCCGAGGCGCTTGGCAGAGTTTATGACAAGCTCGTTCCCGACGATGGCGTCGATGCCCTGATTTTCCAGGGACAGGACGATTTCGTCTACATTCTGGCGGCTGGACTGGATATCGAAATCTTCTAATTCCACATAGAGCAGGCCGGGATCGATGATTTCGCAGAATTCCTTTAAGCCGATGATGTTTTTGTACCAGCCGACCAGGGCCACCTTATAGGAGAACTGGCAGGCGGTTTTGATGGCGCGGTAAAACTGCGTCAGCGGGTTCCGGAAGGGAACCACAACGGAGGAGGTGTTGTTGGAGATGATATGCTCCAGCTCCCCCTTGCAGATAATCACCTTTGTGCCTTTTTTCTCCAGCTCCCCCACAGTCTGGAGACAGATATCATAATCTGTTTTTACAACGGACATCGAAATCCCGTTGTGGCGGAAAAAGGTGTTGAGATAATTTTGGTTCGCCAGGCTGGTCGTCAGCCATACTATTTCATTTGCCATGTCATACTCTCTCTTCTTTTTCTTTCCGAAAGCTTTTTTGCTTTCCGATGTCTATGGTTCAGTTTTTCCATGCAGTGCACATATTACACTTGGCAAAATGTGAAAACATGAAATGTAATGATGAAAAAATAAATGAAACAACAAAAAATAAATATAAAGCTTCGTCGAACAATATAATACAATAAAAAACAACAGAAAACAACGGCTTTTGCCGAAAAAAATTAGTTTTCGCATAAAAAAATCAGGAAATAAAAAAGTTTGGTATGGAAATTGCTTTTTATCAGGTTAGAAGAAATTGGAGGAGGGATATTATGATTCGACAGTTTGCGCGGGAGGAGATTGTGAGGGACCTGCGGGAGAAAGTCGCAAGGAAGGAACCGATCATCATCGGCGGCGCCGGGATCGGACTTGTGGCAAAAATCGCAGATCGCTCGGGAATCGACCTGATTATGGCCTACAACACGGGGCCGTTCCGCATGGACGGGCATCCATCCTGTGTCGGGTATCTGGCTTACGGAGATTCCAATGCCATTACGATGGATTTGGGGCGGCAGATTCTTCCTGTGGTGAAAAACACACCGGTGATTGCCGGAATCGGGGCAGGAGATCCGTACCGGGACATTGACCGGCTCATCGATGAGATGATGGGCATGGGATTTTCCGGAATCACCAATGTTCCGACAGCAGGTGCCTACGACGGGAGATTCCGCCATCGCATTGACACGGCAGGTGTTGGGTATCCGGAGGAGATTAAGTTGGTGGAAAAATGCAGCAGAAAGGATATTTTCACGGTTGCATACGCTTACACGCCGGACGAGGTACGCGCTATGATCCAGGCCGGTGCGGATGTGGTCAGTGCCCATGTGGGAGCCACGTCGGGCGGTACCTGCGGCTTTGAGGACACCTATGATATGGATGAGGCGTGCAAAAGGACGCAGGAGATGTATGAGGCGGCAGTGAAGGAGAATCCGGACATCATCTTTACATGCCATGGCGGGCCGTTCGAGGGCCCCGAGGAAGTTCAGGAATGCTTTAACAGGACGGATGTACACGGGTTTGTCGGCGCGTCCAGCATCGAGAGGCTGCCGCTTGAGAGGGCGATTGCGGAGAATATTGAGAGGTTTAAGAGTCTGAGGCTTAGGTGAGATTGGAGGAGAAGGGAATATGGAGATTAAGAAATCTGTTGAGGAACTGATGCAGGAATTTGGAGAAGTAAAGCCGATTTTTGACCATGTGGGGCTTCTGACCTACGACAGGGAAAAGGCAGCGGAATTTCTTTTGTCCGTGCCAGGATCTAAAGTCCTCGTGAAAAAGACCGTG comes from the Eubacteriaceae bacterium Marseille-Q4139 genome and includes:
- a CDS encoding phosphoenolpyruvate hydrolase family protein — translated: MIRQFAREEIVRDLREKVARKEPIIIGGAGIGLVAKIADRSGIDLIMAYNTGPFRMDGHPSCVGYLAYGDSNAITMDLGRQILPVVKNTPVIAGIGAGDPYRDIDRLIDEMMGMGFSGITNVPTAGAYDGRFRHRIDTAGVGYPEEIKLVEKCSRKDIFTVAYAYTPDEVRAMIQAGADVVSAHVGATSGGTCGFEDTYDMDEACKRTQEMYEAAVKENPDIIFTCHGGPFEGPEEVQECFNRTDVHGFVGASSIERLPLERAIAENIERFKSLRLR
- a CDS encoding sigma 54-interacting transcriptional regulator, producing MANEIVWLTTSLANQNYLNTFFRHNGISMSVVKTDYDICLQTVGELEKKGTKVIICKGELEHIISNNTSSVVVPFRNPLTQFYRAIKTACQFSYKVALVGWYKNIIGLKEFCEIIDPGLLYVELEDFDIQSSRQNVDEIVLSLENQGIDAIVGNELVINSAKRLGVPAYSVGLNPQAIFDTVAAAERQLGLLEEQQRRFNFISTLVNSVSEGIITINPDMEITNMNRIAEDILNIPQDSWHGTLLTEYLNLSNIDRTISEGYKVVNQILVKDGTQLLLNISPINGPDEGNGAVINLQKIDKLLGLERTIRKMSIEKNLLAKKTFDDIIGCSDVIEDTKETARLYAHTNSTILITGESGVGKEIFAQSIHNESSRKSGPFLAFNCGAVSESLLESELFGYVKGAFTGANAEGKIGIFEQAHRGTLFLDEISELSPSAQIRLLRVLQEREITRIGETKVTPIDVRIIAACNKNLLEEVEKGRFRRDLYYRLYVLHLDIPPLRARDQDIMELIYSYLKSHRQNGISFSAGAIHVLLSYSWPGNIRELNNFSERVSVLYSGRLYTLEKEDVLPLLQMEHHDSASTKIPHAYIKPRRSLSPEYVLRALEECNGNKTAAAKRLGISTTTLWRKLKCLDEK